The genomic segment AAGCCCGGCGTGCCGCGTTCCACCACCAGCAGGGAAAGCCCGTGCGCGCCCTCACCACCGGTGCGCACGACGGTGGTGACGAAGTCCGCGCGGCAGCCGGAGGTGATGAAGGTCTTGGCGCCGTCGACCACGTAATGGTCGCCGTCGCGGCGGGCCGTGGTGCGGATGCCCGCCACGTCGGACCCGCCGTCCGGTTCGGTGACCGCGAGCGAGCCGATCAGCTCACCGGCCAGCGTCGGGCGCACCCACTTCGCCAGCTGCGCCTCGTCCCCGGCGGCCGCGAGGTGCGGCACGGCGATGCCGCAGGTGAACAGCGAAGCGACCAGCCCGCCGGAACCGCCGGCGTAGTGGATCTCCTCGGTGACCGTCATGGCGTCGAGGAAGTTCCCGCCCTCCCCGCCCGCCTTCTCCTCGAAGGCGATGCCGAGCAGGCCCAGCGCCCCGGCCTTGCGGTGCAGTTCGCGCGGCAGCTCACCGTCGCGCTCCCACTGCTCCAGGTGGGGCAGCACGTCGGTCTTCATGAAGCCGCGCACCGTTTCCCGAAGCGCCTCGCGCTCCGGCGTGGCGAACGGATCGCTCACAACAACACCTCCGGGATCTCGGCGTACCGGCCGCGCAGCCACTCGCCGAGCGCCTTGGCCTGTGGATCGAACCTGGCCTGCGAGGCGACCCCCTGTCCGAGGATTCCGGTCACCACGAAGTTGACCGCTCGCAGGTTGGGCAGCATATGCCGCCGCACCGACAATTCCGCGGTTTCCGGGAGCAGGCGGCGGAATTCGTCCACGGTCAGCGTGTGCGCGAGCCAGCGCCAGCCCTCGTCGGAGGTGGCCCACACGCCGACGTTCGCGTCGCCGCCCTTGTCACCGCTGCGCGCACCGAGGACCGCACCCAGCGGTGCCCACCGCTTCGGCCCGTCCGGCAACGGTTCCGGCAGTTCCGGGTCCGCCACCTCGGCCAGTTCCAGCGTCTCGGCGGCAGGGGCGACCTCGATCCGCGAGTCCGCGGTCACCGCGACGTGCGGCACCTGCGCGGCGTCCACATAGGACGCCCGGTACACCCCGTACGGCGTGGCGTCCGAAGGGGGTGCGGTGACGTGGAAACCCGGGTAGCTGGCCAGCGCCAGCTCGATCGCGGCCTGGCTGAACGCGCGTCCCGCCACCTTCGGATCGGGATCCGTGACGGCCACGTGCAGCAGCGCGCTCGCGGTCTGCTCGGTGTCGGCGTCCGGCCGGTCGGTGCGGGCGAGCGTCCAGCGCACCTTCTCCGGCGGCTTCGCCTTCAGCGCTTCGGTGAGCTGTTCACGCACCAGCGCGGCCTTCTCCTCGATGTCGAGACCGGTGAGCACGAAGGTGGTCTCGTTGCGGAAGCCGCCGAGCGCGTTGAGGCAGACCTTCAGCGTCGGCGGCGGTGGCTCGCCGGTGACCCCGCTGATCCGGACGCGATCGGGACCCTCCTGCGTCAGGCTCAGGGTGTCGAAGCGCGTGGTGACATCGGGACCGGCGTACCGCGCGCCGGTGATCTCGTACAGCAGCTGCGCGGTGACCGTGCCCGTGGTGACCACCCCGCCGGCGCCTTCGTGCTTGGTGATCACGCTGCTGCCGTCTTCGTGGATCTCCGCGATGGGGAAGCCGGGATGTGCGATGTCGTGCCGGGTGAAGAACGAGTAGTTGCCGCCGGTGGCCTGCGCGCCGCATTCGATCACGTGCCCGGCGGCCACCGCACCGGCCAGTGCGTCGTAGTCGTCGCGGGCCCAGCCGAAGTGCGCCGCGGCCGGGCCGACGACGAGCGAGGCGTCGGTGACCCGCCCGGTGACCACCACGTCGGCGCCCGCGTCCAGGCATCCGGCGATGCCCCAGGCCCCGAGGTAGGCGTTGGCGGTCAACTGGTTCCCGAAGCCGAGTTCCTCGGCGCGGTGCCGCAGGTCGTCGCCCTCGACGTGCGCGATCCTGACGTCCACATCGGACTTGGCGGCCAGCTCGCGCAACGCGGCGGCGAGCCCGGCGGGGTTCAGCCCACCGGCGTTGGTGACGATCCTGACGCCGCGTTCCTTGGCCAGCGCCAGATTTTCGCCCATCTGCCGCAGGAACGTCTTGGCGTACCCGCGATCCGGGTCCTTGAGCAGGTCGCGCCCGAGGATGAGCATGGTCAGCTCGGCCAGGTAGTCGCCGGTCAGCACGTCCAGCGGGCCACCGGTGAGCATCTCGCGCACGGCGGCGAACCGGTCGCCGTAGAAGCCGGAGGCGTTGCCGATGCGGATCGGGCCGGTCACGCGAACTGCCCTTCCCGGCGCCCGGGTCCGGGCATCCCGGCGAAGGCCTGCGCGAAGGTGAGCCAGGTCCGGGCCTGCTCGCCCTCGGTCCGCAGGTCCGTGTCGGCCGGGTGCCGCCGCTGGGTGACCACGAGGCAGAACCCGAGCGCGCTGCCGGTGACGCGGTCCGCCGCGTCCTCCGGTCCCCACGCCCAGGTCGAGCCGTCCGGCGCGGTCAGTTCGACGCGGAACTCCTCGGCCGGCGGGGTGCGGGAGTTAATGGTGTAGGCGAAGTTCCGGGTGCGCACGCCGAACCGGGCGATGTGCCACAGCCGCTCCGACGGCTCACGCCGGACGCCGAGCGCGTCGAACACGTCCTGCGCGTGCGCCCAGGTCTCCATGATCCGCGCGGTGACCATCGACGCGGCGCTCATCGGCGGGCCGTACCACGGCACCTTCTGCCCGTCGGGCACCTCGGCCAGCCCGCGCGCGAGGTCCTCGCGCCCGGTCCGCCAGCGCGCCAGCAGTTCGGCGGGCGGGGCCTGCGCACCGGTTTCGGCGCCTTCGTCCACGTCCTTGCCGCCGGAGGCGAACGCCTTCTCCACCTCCGCGGCGAACAGTTCCGGGGTGCGCACCGCGATGAGCGCCTTGTCGTCGGTCCAGGCCAGGTGGGCGATCTGGTGCGCGATCGTCCAGCCGTCGGCGGGCGTCGGCCTGGCCCACCCCGCTTCCGGCAACGCCGCGACCAGTGCGTCCAGTTCCCCGCTTTCGGCCGCGAGATCCCGCAGGATCGCGCCCACATCCGCCACGGCGGTACCTCCTCGCAGAACGGGCTCGTGCGGCGAGCGTGGCACCGGCACCCAGAAAAATCAAGCGCGCATGATTGTTTTCCGATGACGGGACACTAGGGTGAGCCGTATGCCGCCTGCCGCGCCCAGCCAGGAAAGTGTCCGCCTCCGCGCCGCCTTCTCCGTCCGGGTCCGGCCGGTCGCCGATCGCGCCGCACCTCGCGGGTACCAACTGCGGGGCATCCGCCGGATCAGCGACAGCGCCGGGCTGAGCCGCCTCCCCCGCGGCACCCGCGCCTGGCCCGCCCGCTACGGCCGCGTCCGCGGGGTGTGGATGCGCGCCCCCGGAGCCGACCCGAACCGCGGCGCCCTGCTCTACCTGCACGGCGGCGGGTACGTCTTCGGCTCGCCGCGCTCGCACCGGACCTTCGCCTACCGTCTGTCCAAGCGGGTCGGCGTGCCGGTGTTCCTGCTGGACTACCGGCGCGCCCCCGAGCACCCGTTCCCGGCCGCCGCCGACGACGCGCTCGACGCCTACCGGCTGCTGCTGGCCCGGGGCTACCCACCGGAGAAGCTGCTCGTCGCCGGGGATTCGGCCGGCGGGCACCTGACCGCGTGCCTGCTCGGCGACCTCGCCCGGCTGCACCTGCCCCAGCCCGCCGGCGCGTATCTCGTCTCGCCCTGGCTCGACCTGACCGTCGCGTCGGCCTCCCGGCGTGACGGCCAGCAGCGCGATCCGTTCCTCTCCCCCGCCTACGCCGCGAAGTGCCGGGACGCCTACGTCACGAACACGCCGTGGAACCACCCGCGCCTGAACGTGCTCGGCGCGGACAAGTCGGGCTGGCCGCCGATCCTGCTGCAGGTCGGCGACACCGAGGCGCTGGTCGACGAAGCCCGCCAGTTCGCCCGCACCCACACCGCGACCGAACTGGAGGTGTGGCCGGGGCAGATCCACGTGTTCCCGATCTTCTCGAACCTGCCGGAGGGCCGGGACGCCACGAACCGGGCCGGCGAATTCCTCGGCGGCTTGTTGACGGGTTGCCAGTAAG from the Amycolatopsis magusensis genome contains:
- a CDS encoding acyl-CoA dehydrogenase family protein; this translates as MSDPFATPEREALRETVRGFMKTDVLPHLEQWERDGELPRELHRKAGALGLLGIAFEEKAGGEGGNFLDAMTVTEEIHYAGGSGGLVASLFTCGIAVPHLAAAGDEAQLAKWVRPTLAGELIGSLAVTEPDGGSDVAGIRTTARRDGDHYVVDGAKTFITSGCRADFVTTVVRTGGEGAHGLSLLVVERGTPGFTVGRKLAKMGWHCSDTAELSYVDVRVPVENLVGPENSGFAQVATQFVAERLSLAVQGYAHAQRALDLTLDWCRLRETFGRPLISRQLVQHKLAEMARKIDVARTYTRQVGVRHVAGEEVIAEACFAKNTAVETAEWVVNEAVQLHGGLGYLSESEVERHYRDVRILGIGGGTNEILAGLAAKRLGYTA
- a CDS encoding TIGR03084 family metal-binding protein codes for the protein MADVGAILRDLAAESGELDALVAALPEAGWARPTPADGWTIAHQIAHLAWTDDKALIAVRTPELFAAEVEKAFASGGKDVDEGAETGAQAPPAELLARWRTGREDLARGLAEVPDGQKVPWYGPPMSAASMVTARIMETWAHAQDVFDALGVRREPSERLWHIARFGVRTRNFAYTINSRTPPAEEFRVELTAPDGSTWAWGPEDAADRVTGSALGFCLVVTQRRHPADTDLRTEGEQARTWLTFAQAFAGMPGPGRREGQFA
- a CDS encoding alpha/beta hydrolase, with the translated sequence MPPAAPSQESVRLRAAFSVRVRPVADRAAPRGYQLRGIRRISDSAGLSRLPRGTRAWPARYGRVRGVWMRAPGADPNRGALLYLHGGGYVFGSPRSHRTFAYRLSKRVGVPVFLLDYRRAPEHPFPAAADDALDAYRLLLARGYPPEKLLVAGDSAGGHLTACLLGDLARLHLPQPAGAYLVSPWLDLTVASASRRDGQQRDPFLSPAYAAKCRDAYVTNTPWNHPRLNVLGADKSGWPPILLQVGDTEALVDEARQFARTHTATELEVWPGQIHVFPIFSNLPEGRDATNRAGEFLGGLLTGCQ
- a CDS encoding acyclic terpene utilization AtuA family protein, whose translation is MTGPIRIGNASGFYGDRFAAVREMLTGGPLDVLTGDYLAELTMLILGRDLLKDPDRGYAKTFLRQMGENLALAKERGVRIVTNAGGLNPAGLAAALRELAAKSDVDVRIAHVEGDDLRHRAEELGFGNQLTANAYLGAWGIAGCLDAGADVVVTGRVTDASLVVGPAAAHFGWARDDYDALAGAVAAGHVIECGAQATGGNYSFFTRHDIAHPGFPIAEIHEDGSSVITKHEGAGGVVTTGTVTAQLLYEITGARYAGPDVTTRFDTLSLTQEGPDRVRISGVTGEPPPPTLKVCLNALGGFRNETTFVLTGLDIEEKAALVREQLTEALKAKPPEKVRWTLARTDRPDADTEQTASALLHVAVTDPDPKVAGRAFSQAAIELALASYPGFHVTAPPSDATPYGVYRASYVDAAQVPHVAVTADSRIEVAPAAETLELAEVADPELPEPLPDGPKRWAPLGAVLGARSGDKGGDANVGVWATSDEGWRWLAHTLTVDEFRRLLPETAELSVRRHMLPNLRAVNFVVTGILGQGVASQARFDPQAKALGEWLRGRYAEIPEVLL